In the genome of Bremerella sp. P1, the window AAAACGGCCCTTGCTAACCTGGTCATTCGGTGGCCCAGCAACGACATGCTGGGCCATCCGGATGATGCTTATCGAATCATCCGCATCACGGCTGGGTAGGTCTGGAAGATCTTGATCAGTTCCTGGCGGGTGACCTTTTTGTCGGAGTTGGTGTCGAGGCGATCGAAGACGTTGTGTCCTTTCTCAGGCACTTCGTCGCGGGCCACTTCACCATCCAGGTTGGCATCGAACTTGGTGATCAGCTCGTTTGCCTTGTCGAGAACCTCTTGCGATGCTTCGCCTGGCTTCGACTTCTGGACCAAGGTCTTCGGATCGACCGGAATGGCGACGTCGAAGTAGCCAATCATCATTTCGTCCCAGGTCTGATCACCCCACCGGACCGTCTTGGTCGGATCGGGATTGAAGAGATTCCCTTCCGAGTTGTCGTAGTGAGCGATGGCCCGCACGTACGAACCCTTGGGCATCTTCTTCGGCTCGGCCAGTTCGTAGGCCGTCTGCCAATTGAAGTCGTAAGCAGGGATATCAACCAGGATCTCTTCTTCCCCATTTGGCGAAACACCTATATACCGAAACGACTTGCCGCGGAGATGCATATGCGGCATGAAGCTGAGGATCATTGTGTCGTCGTTGGGCGCGGGATCCGACTTGGCTTCCTCTTTGTGGTTTTTATCGCCTGGCGGAATTTTGATGCGAGGATTGACCGCGCTGGTCGTCTTGACCTCGTACTTCACGTCCTTCGGGTCCATGAAGTTGAAGCCAATTTGACTGAGGTCTTCCTGCGGCGAACCGATCGGCGTGTAGTGCATCTGGAAGACGAGTCGCGAGCCAGCGGGAATGCGTTTGGCCATTCCTTCCGGATAGTTTCGCGCGATCTTGCCAGGCACGTAACCGACCAGGAAACCGCGAGCACCTCCGCCCAGTTCGCGACCATCACGCCCCGGAGGCAATGCGAAGCAGAGGATGTGGTGGACGACTTGTAAGTTGCCGGCCTTGAGTTCGGCACCCTTGATCCACTTGTCTTCGGTGAAGCCTGGGTCGGTGACGAAGTACTTGTACTTCACTTCCCCTTCGGCCGGGACCTGGTACGGCTCTTCCGTGATATCAAGGATGAGCTCTGGCTTCTCGGGAAGCGTCCAGCCTTCGACATACTTGACCGGCTCCGGCAGCTTCTTGGAATCCCCTTCCGGGGCACCTGCTTCGACCCACTTGAGGATCGTGTCTTTCTCTTGTTTGGTAAGATGTCGATCGTTGGAGAAGTGACCGTACTTGGGATCGGCATGCCAGGGAGGCATTCGCTGGTCTTCCACCACTTCGGCGATCATCTCGGCCCAGCCGACTACCTCGTCGTAGTCGGTCAACGCGAACGGAGCGATCTGGCTTTCGCGATGGCATTCGACGCAGCGCTTCTGGAAGATGCGCGCGATCTGATTCGAGTAAGTCACTTCCGAGGTTTCATCCGCTTCGAGAATGCGTCCGATGTGGCAACCGACCGGGTCGGTCTCCGGCACGCTCACCTTTTTACCAGCCAAGACTTCCTGGATCGCGATCTTCAAGTCGTCGCGCGTGGCGTCGTCGCGAATGTTGCCCACCAGGAAGTGGTCGTCGATGCGACCGCGATAGCGAATGGTTCGTTCCTTGTCGAGCAGCACGACTTCTGGCGTTCGCCGAGCACCGACCTCGTCGGCCAGGCGATTGGCCAGGTCTTTCAGGAAAGGGATCTCCAGGGAGTGCACTCGGGCAAACGAAGCCATCTCGGTGATCGAGTCATGCTGGTTGGCATCGACTGCCAGGATCGAGACTTTCCGATCTTTGAACTCGCCGGCCAATTGCTGAAGCGTTACCGAATACCGCTTGGCAACGGGGCACTCGCAGCCGATGAACGCCAGGACGACGACGTCACTTTCGGCGTAGTCCGAAAGCTTGTGCGTCTTGCCGCGGAAGTCCTTCAGCTCGAACCCTTCGATCTTCTTACCGATCGGTTGAGGTTCGATCTTCGATTCCCGTGCCCAGACGGGGGAAACCAGTAGGCAACTGAGCGAAAAGACAAGGATAAGGCGATACACGGCGTGAACACTCCAGAAAACCCAAAGCCAGGCGAGCGAATTCCTACTTCATAAACTGTAGTGGACAGCCAGAAGTTTCGCCTAGCTTAAAATTTTCAGGTTTTTCGTGCCAATGAGAACGCTTGTCTGATAGATTGTCGCCCTAGTCCGCGGGAAACGGACTAGTCGACTCGGGTGGGCCTTAGAAGTTGCTCAGGCGGTTGACGCTGATGTTAACCCCTTGGAACGGAACCACGCCGTAAATCCCGCGTGTGAAGACCAGTTCGATGAACTCGTCCGCCCACAGGACCGGGCTCTTGGGCACGATCACGATGTCGGCATCACGAATCCAAAGTTCGTCCGACGGGGCAGGGCGTTTGCCGTACAGGGCACCCTTCAGATCGAGCTTGGTGGCCACCAGACGCCAGTCTTCGGCGCGGCGGAACACGACGACCTCACGCAGGTTGGCACCCACGTTCCAGCCGCCAGCCATGGCGATGCTTTGAATCGCGGTCGTGGGACCGGTCAACTCGTAGCGGCCTGGGTTGGGGACTTCGCCCAGCACGTAGATATAACGTGGGGCGCGGTTGACCAGGACCGGAGTGACTTCGATCCCTTCGATTTCCTGGGCGTAACGCTGATCGATCTCACGCTTCAGTTCGTCGAGCGTCATCCCTTGGGCAGGCACGTTGCCGATGGCGGGAAGCTGAACGGTGCCTTCGGGCGTCACGCGGCTGCTACGACCTTGACCACCGGTACCAGCCCGGGCATCGACCGTCGCACGAAGGTCTTCCAGCTTGGTGTTGACCTGCAGCGGCGTTACGGTAATGGCGGGGACCTTGTAGAACTCTTTGTACTTTTCTTCGAGGGCAGCTCGAAGTTCCTCGACCGTACGACGAGCGGCATGGACTTGGCCCAGCAGCAAAACGGTGATGGTGCCGTCGGGCTGGATGACCAGGTCGCGATCGAGATTCGGGTCGGTAAGCGATTCAATGCTGACCTTGTCGCCCACTTCCAAGCGGTAAGGACGAGTCGTCTCTTGTCGCGTCAGGCGATAGACGAAGTCGAGGTCGTCGCCGACACGCAGACGATACTCAGGAACATGAGCCGTTCGTGCGGGACCGACGTATTCTCCTTGAGCAAAGACCTGCCAGGGGATCGGTCGGCGTGCGTCCCAATGGGGTTCGCCTTCGCAGACCGGATCGGTGGAGTCGACACCCACCAGGACTTGTCGGTCGTGGGGGCTGCAGGTCGGGGCCATCATTTGTGCCCAGGCCGACGAGGTCAAGCAGGCAACAATCAAGCCGCAGAGAATCAGTTTATAGTTTCGCATCAGGTCGAATCCTTGACCAAGCTATCGAGTCGATCGAGAGGGTGAGCGGCGCTGAGCAACCGGCTGTCCAACGTCTTGCGGTTGCGACTGCTTCAGGCCTGCGTCTCCACGTCCGTGTTGTGCCATCTGTTCCGGGGAAACCCAGCGAACCGCGTCCAGCCCGGCATTCATGTTGGCGAACTGCTGGGCAGCTTCGGCTTCGATGGAAGCACGTCGAGCCATTTCGACTTCCCCCAGCGTTTGGTGCACCGAGGCCAGGTTCTGCCAGATTTCCGGACGCGGCGAGGCCTTGACCCCTTGCAGCAGTGCCTGCTTCGCGTCTTCCAGTTGTCCGTAGCGAGCGAGCAAAACGCCCAGTTCGTTGGCCGCTTCGTAGTTCGATCCGTCAACGGCCAGAGCAGTTTGGAACAAGGCGATCGAACGCGGACCAACCAGGGTGCGGTTGTCGCCGGTGGTGTTGTTGAGGTACTGCTGAATGCGCCCCAGGCCAACGAGCGCCCGAGCCGTTTCCGGCATGCCGCCGCATGCGACGTTCAGACGTTCTTGAGCGTAGGAGAAGTACGCCTGAGCCGCGGTAAGGGCCGTTTCGTACTCCAGGTTCTTTCCCTTGAGGACCGGCGTGCGGTGCGAGTCGACGACCAGGTTCAGGTCGACATTGGCTTCCAGCTGGGCCCCGGCAGGAATGAACTCGCCCGCTTCGTCGAGGGCGGCGATCGCGTCGGCGAGGGCTTCGCTGTGACGATGCGACTTCTCGGCGGTGTCCAGCGTTTGTGTGGCCAGGCGAAGAGCTTGAATGAATTCAGCACGTGCCGAGTAATAGGCACCTCGCTGAGCGAGAATCAAGCCATGGTCGACCAGGCTGGCCATGCGTCCACGAACGGCCAGCAGGGCATGGTCGATCTGGGCAGGTCGTGGCGGACCAGCCACCATGTTCGGAGTCATCAGGACCGAGCGAGGTGTGCCGGTGCGCGACTGCAGCGGCATATCGGCGACGTCAACGACATCTTGCTTGGCCGGGTTCAGCGAGCTTTCTTCCCGAGGTGCCTTCGGTGCGAGACTCACGAACTTGGACGGCGGACCTGCCGGTGGTTCAAGTTGCTCAGCGATCGACGGCATCTCGGTCTTGCGAGTCGAGTTGTTCACCAGATTGGGCACGGCTGGCGACTGCGGAATCTTACGCATCGTCGGGACGGGGGTGTGTTCGTCTTCGACCTTGGGTAAAAGTTGGAGATCCGGTCGTGCACTGGCCACAGGCATCTTCGTTGGCGGAGGCGGAAGCTTCACTTGCGGAGCCGGTGCATTTCGCGGCGCTTCGATCTGCGGTGGATTGAGCGCGAGTGGTTCGAGCTGTTTACTCGGAGCAATTGGCTTCGAAGGTTCTAGCACAGAGCGAGTGGGTTCCGGCTTCCTGGCGACGGGCTTCTCGACAAGTGGCTTCGCCGCAGGAGGCGAGACGACTGCGGGCACTTTCGGTGTCGGCTTGGACTCGGCAATGCTTTTCTTCGGAGCCGGAATGTGTGCCGGTGGTTCGAGCAAAAGCTCTTCCGGTTTTTGTGGTTTGGGTGGTGCCGGGTTTGCGGGCGGTGTGGCCTGTGGCGACTTTTCCGATGGTTTCGATTTTTCGATTTTCAGCGGAAAGCGAATCGAGTCGAGCG includes:
- a CDS encoding redoxin domain-containing protein, with the protein product MYRLILVFSLSCLLVSPVWARESKIEPQPIGKKIEGFELKDFRGKTHKLSDYAESDVVVLAFIGCECPVAKRYSVTLQQLAGEFKDRKVSILAVDANQHDSITEMASFARVHSLEIPFLKDLANRLADEVGARRTPEVVLLDKERTIRYRGRIDDHFLVGNIRDDATRDDLKIAIQEVLAGKKVSVPETDPVGCHIGRILEADETSEVTYSNQIARIFQKRCVECHRESQIAPFALTDYDEVVGWAEMIAEVVEDQRMPPWHADPKYGHFSNDRHLTKQEKDTILKWVEAGAPEGDSKKLPEPVKYVEGWTLPEKPELILDITEEPYQVPAEGEVKYKYFVTDPGFTEDKWIKGAELKAGNLQVVHHILCFALPPGRDGRELGGGARGFLVGYVPGKIARNYPEGMAKRIPAGSRLVFQMHYTPIGSPQEDLSQIGFNFMDPKDVKYEVKTTSAVNPRIKIPPGDKNHKEEAKSDPAPNDDTMILSFMPHMHLRGKSFRYIGVSPNGEEEILVDIPAYDFNWQTAYELAEPKKMPKGSYVRAIAHYDNSEGNLFNPDPTKTVRWGDQTWDEMMIGYFDVAIPVDPKTLVQKSKPGEASQEVLDKANELITKFDANLDGEVARDEVPEKGHNVFDRLDTNSDKKVTRQELIKIFQTYPAVMRMIR
- a CDS encoding polysaccharide biosynthesis/export family protein — translated: MRNYKLILCGLIVACLTSSAWAQMMAPTCSPHDRQVLVGVDSTDPVCEGEPHWDARRPIPWQVFAQGEYVGPARTAHVPEYRLRVGDDLDFVYRLTRQETTRPYRLEVGDKVSIESLTDPNLDRDLVIQPDGTITVLLLGQVHAARRTVEELRAALEEKYKEFYKVPAITVTPLQVNTKLEDLRATVDARAGTGGQGRSSRVTPEGTVQLPAIGNVPAQGMTLDELKREIDQRYAQEIEGIEVTPVLVNRAPRYIYVLGEVPNPGRYELTGPTTAIQSIAMAGGWNVGANLREVVVFRRAEDWRLVATKLDLKGALYGKRPAPSDELWIRDADIVIVPKSPVLWADEFIELVFTRGIYGVVPFQGVNISVNRLSNF
- a CDS encoding tetratricopeptide repeat protein, with amino-acid sequence MDRPLPSTSRVGIALSLTMLMIVGCGRNSKVANHTDEKPAASAPNRFHAPEDIRPMAQLAAHLEISEAHENIVNNPYANPKRLPPVAKPKSSDKPTSLDSIRFPLKIEKSKPSEKSPQATPPANPAPPKPQKPEELLLEPPAHIPAPKKSIAESKPTPKVPAVVSPPAAKPLVEKPVARKPEPTRSVLEPSKPIAPSKQLEPLALNPPQIEAPRNAPAPQVKLPPPPTKMPVASARPDLQLLPKVEDEHTPVPTMRKIPQSPAVPNLVNNSTRKTEMPSIAEQLEPPAGPPSKFVSLAPKAPREESSLNPAKQDVVDVADMPLQSRTGTPRSVLMTPNMVAGPPRPAQIDHALLAVRGRMASLVDHGLILAQRGAYYSARAEFIQALRLATQTLDTAEKSHRHSEALADAIAALDEAGEFIPAGAQLEANVDLNLVVDSHRTPVLKGKNLEYETALTAAQAYFSYAQERLNVACGGMPETARALVGLGRIQQYLNNTTGDNRTLVGPRSIALFQTALAVDGSNYEAANELGVLLARYGQLEDAKQALLQGVKASPRPEIWQNLASVHQTLGEVEMARRASIEAEAAQQFANMNAGLDAVRWVSPEQMAQHGRGDAGLKQSQPQDVGQPVAQRRSPSRSTR